The Euphorbia lathyris chromosome 2, ddEupLath1.1, whole genome shotgun sequence genome includes a window with the following:
- the LOC136220933 gene encoding uncharacterized protein isoform X2, with product MINRLASFSPTALPTHHLEADRQQSSSLEYRQSHRSVSRLGLDSRANSTHGSLELTDIVSLYWRRSKVCWSTSDDRAILALPVIKTPRSESIEASSLSSNTTATSGMQSHSVTKGMQMYRFEHREKVSMTCVRGCSCSALPPSQRGELWLQGPTTMKGDEKAIAETLDLETWLKKRGYLLF from the exons ATGATCAATCGCCTTGCCTCCTTCTCTCCGACGGCACT TCCAACTCATCATCTAGAAGCAGACAGACAGCAGTCCAGCTCTCTAGAGTATCGACAATCTCACCGCTCAGTCTCTCGATTGGGACTTGATAGTAG GGCAAATTCCACTCATGG AAGTCTTGAGTTAACAGACATTGTTTCACTCTATTGGAGGCGCTCAAAGGTTTGCTGGAGCACCTCCGATGACAGAGCAATTCTTGCTCTGCCTGTAATAAAGACCCCGAGATCAGAATCAATAGAGGCTTCGTCCTTATCAAGCAATACCACAGCAACATCAGGCATGCAAAGTCACTCTGTGACTAAAGGAATGCAAATGTACCGATTTGAGCACCGGGAGAAAGTTAGTATGA CTTGTGTTAGAGGGTGTTCCTGTTCAGCCTTGCCTCCTAGCCAGCGAGGGGAGCTCTGGTTGCAAGGACCAACCACCATGAAAG GAGACGAGAAGGCAATTGCTGAAACCTTGGATTTAGAGACTTGGTTAAAAAAAAGGGGATATTTGTTATTTTGA
- the LOC136220933 gene encoding uncharacterized protein isoform X1 translates to MINRLASFSPTALPTHHLEADRQQSSSLEYRQSHRSVSRLGLDSRANSTHGLGQVELSCTSGSLELTDIVSLYWRRSKVCWSTSDDRAILALPVIKTPRSESIEASSLSSNTTATSGMQSHSVTKGMQMYRFEHREKVSMTCVRGCSCSALPPSQRGELWLQGPTTMKGDEKAIAETLDLETWLKKRGYLLF, encoded by the exons ATGATCAATCGCCTTGCCTCCTTCTCTCCGACGGCACT TCCAACTCATCATCTAGAAGCAGACAGACAGCAGTCCAGCTCTCTAGAGTATCGACAATCTCACCGCTCAGTCTCTCGATTGGGACTTGATAGTAG GGCAAATTCCACTCATGGTTTGGGGCAGGTAGAATTGAGCTGTACAAGTGGAAGTCTTGAGTTAACAGACATTGTTTCACTCTATTGGAGGCGCTCAAAGGTTTGCTGGAGCACCTCCGATGACAGAGCAATTCTTGCTCTGCCTGTAATAAAGACCCCGAGATCAGAATCAATAGAGGCTTCGTCCTTATCAAGCAATACCACAGCAACATCAGGCATGCAAAGTCACTCTGTGACTAAAGGAATGCAAATGTACCGATTTGAGCACCGGGAGAAAGTTAGTATGA CTTGTGTTAGAGGGTGTTCCTGTTCAGCCTTGCCTCCTAGCCAGCGAGGGGAGCTCTGGTTGCAAGGACCAACCACCATGAAAG GAGACGAGAAGGCAATTGCTGAAACCTTGGATTTAGAGACTTGGTTAAAAAAAAGGGGATATTTGTTATTTTGA
- the LOC136220933 gene encoding uncharacterized protein isoform X4 — translation MVYFSRFPSSSMFCPAVLQTQKQGANSTHGSLELTDIVSLYWRRSKVCWSTSDDRAILALPVIKTPRSESIEASSLSSNTTATSGMQSHSVTKGMQMYRFEHREKVSMTCVRGCSCSALPPSQRGELWLQGPTTMKGDEKAIAETLDLETWLKKRGYLLF, via the exons ATGGTATATTTTTCTAGATTTCCAAGCTCTTCTATGTTCTGTCCTGCAGTAttacaaactcaaaaacaaGG GGCAAATTCCACTCATGG AAGTCTTGAGTTAACAGACATTGTTTCACTCTATTGGAGGCGCTCAAAGGTTTGCTGGAGCACCTCCGATGACAGAGCAATTCTTGCTCTGCCTGTAATAAAGACCCCGAGATCAGAATCAATAGAGGCTTCGTCCTTATCAAGCAATACCACAGCAACATCAGGCATGCAAAGTCACTCTGTGACTAAAGGAATGCAAATGTACCGATTTGAGCACCGGGAGAAAGTTAGTATGA CTTGTGTTAGAGGGTGTTCCTGTTCAGCCTTGCCTCCTAGCCAGCGAGGGGAGCTCTGGTTGCAAGGACCAACCACCATGAAAG GAGACGAGAAGGCAATTGCTGAAACCTTGGATTTAGAGACTTGGTTAAAAAAAAGGGGATATTTGTTATTTTGA
- the LOC136220933 gene encoding uncharacterized protein isoform X5 yields the protein MVWARANSTHGLGQVELSCTSGSLELTDIVSLYWRRSKVCWSTSDDRAILALPVIKTPRSESIEASSLSSNTTATSGMQSHSVTKGMQMYRFEHREKVSMTCVRGCSCSALPPSQRGELWLQGPTTMKGDEKAIAETLDLETWLKKRGYLLF from the exons ATGGTTTGGGCCAG GGCAAATTCCACTCATGGTTTGGGGCAGGTAGAATTGAGCTGTACAAGTGGAAGTCTTGAGTTAACAGACATTGTTTCACTCTATTGGAGGCGCTCAAAGGTTTGCTGGAGCACCTCCGATGACAGAGCAATTCTTGCTCTGCCTGTAATAAAGACCCCGAGATCAGAATCAATAGAGGCTTCGTCCTTATCAAGCAATACCACAGCAACATCAGGCATGCAAAGTCACTCTGTGACTAAAGGAATGCAAATGTACCGATTTGAGCACCGGGAGAAAGTTAGTATGA CTTGTGTTAGAGGGTGTTCCTGTTCAGCCTTGCCTCCTAGCCAGCGAGGGGAGCTCTGGTTGCAAGGACCAACCACCATGAAAG GAGACGAGAAGGCAATTGCTGAAACCTTGGATTTAGAGACTTGGTTAAAAAAAAGGGGATATTTGTTATTTTGA
- the LOC136220933 gene encoding uncharacterized protein isoform X3, producing the protein MVYFSRFPSSSMFCPAVLQTQKQGANSTHGLGQVELSCTSGSLELTDIVSLYWRRSKVCWSTSDDRAILALPVIKTPRSESIEASSLSSNTTATSGMQSHSVTKGMQMYRFEHREKVSMTCVRGCSCSALPPSQRGELWLQGPTTMKGDEKAIAETLDLETWLKKRGYLLF; encoded by the exons ATGGTATATTTTTCTAGATTTCCAAGCTCTTCTATGTTCTGTCCTGCAGTAttacaaactcaaaaacaaGG GGCAAATTCCACTCATGGTTTGGGGCAGGTAGAATTGAGCTGTACAAGTGGAAGTCTTGAGTTAACAGACATTGTTTCACTCTATTGGAGGCGCTCAAAGGTTTGCTGGAGCACCTCCGATGACAGAGCAATTCTTGCTCTGCCTGTAATAAAGACCCCGAGATCAGAATCAATAGAGGCTTCGTCCTTATCAAGCAATACCACAGCAACATCAGGCATGCAAAGTCACTCTGTGACTAAAGGAATGCAAATGTACCGATTTGAGCACCGGGAGAAAGTTAGTATGA CTTGTGTTAGAGGGTGTTCCTGTTCAGCCTTGCCTCCTAGCCAGCGAGGGGAGCTCTGGTTGCAAGGACCAACCACCATGAAAG GAGACGAGAAGGCAATTGCTGAAACCTTGGATTTAGAGACTTGGTTAAAAAAAAGGGGATATTTGTTATTTTGA
- the LOC136220933 gene encoding uncharacterized protein isoform X6 — protein sequence MVWARANSTHGSLELTDIVSLYWRRSKVCWSTSDDRAILALPVIKTPRSESIEASSLSSNTTATSGMQSHSVTKGMQMYRFEHREKVSMTCVRGCSCSALPPSQRGELWLQGPTTMKGDEKAIAETLDLETWLKKRGYLLF from the exons ATGGTTTGGGCCAG GGCAAATTCCACTCATGG AAGTCTTGAGTTAACAGACATTGTTTCACTCTATTGGAGGCGCTCAAAGGTTTGCTGGAGCACCTCCGATGACAGAGCAATTCTTGCTCTGCCTGTAATAAAGACCCCGAGATCAGAATCAATAGAGGCTTCGTCCTTATCAAGCAATACCACAGCAACATCAGGCATGCAAAGTCACTCTGTGACTAAAGGAATGCAAATGTACCGATTTGAGCACCGGGAGAAAGTTAGTATGA CTTGTGTTAGAGGGTGTTCCTGTTCAGCCTTGCCTCCTAGCCAGCGAGGGGAGCTCTGGTTGCAAGGACCAACCACCATGAAAG GAGACGAGAAGGCAATTGCTGAAACCTTGGATTTAGAGACTTGGTTAAAAAAAAGGGGATATTTGTTATTTTGA